The proteins below come from a single Mucilaginibacter mali genomic window:
- a CDS encoding SDR family NAD(P)-dependent oxidoreductase — MFDLSGRTAVITGGGSGIGRAAAILFAKQGATSHILDMNEIQANAVAEEIKQAGGSAQIHVCDVSDKAQVEVVINSIGTINILVNNAGVAHVGKADNTSEEDFDRVFRINVKGVYNCLHAALPLMKANGGGVVLNLSSIGAVVGISDRFAYSMSKGAVQAMTLSVARDYIHDNIRCNCICPARVHTPFVDGFIAKNYPGQEKEVFEKLSKSQPIGRMGTTDEIATLILYLCSDEASFITGCDYHIDGGFIKLNN, encoded by the coding sequence ATGTTTGATCTGAGCGGAAGAACAGCCGTAATTACCGGCGGCGGCAGCGGCATTGGTCGCGCGGCAGCCATATTATTTGCCAAACAGGGGGCTACCAGCCATATCCTTGATATGAACGAGATACAGGCCAATGCCGTGGCCGAAGAAATAAAACAAGCAGGCGGCAGTGCACAGATACACGTTTGCGACGTAAGCGACAAAGCACAAGTAGAGGTCGTTATTAATTCTATTGGCACTATCAACATATTGGTAAATAATGCCGGCGTGGCCCACGTAGGCAAAGCCGATAATACCAGCGAAGAGGATTTCGACCGGGTTTTTCGCATCAACGTTAAAGGCGTTTACAACTGTCTGCATGCCGCGTTGCCGTTAATGAAAGCTAATGGCGGCGGGGTGGTCCTCAACCTATCGTCCATTGGCGCGGTGGTCGGTATCAGCGACAGGTTCGCTTATTCCATGAGTAAAGGTGCCGTACAGGCTATGACCTTATCCGTAGCCCGCGATTATATCCACGATAATATCCGCTGCAACTGCATTTGCCCGGCCCGTGTGCATACCCCTTTTGTTGATGGCTTTATCGCCAAAAATTACCCGGGTCAGGAGAAAGAGGTTTTCGAGAAACTATCCAAGTCGCAGCCTATTGGCCGTATGGGTACTACCGACGAGATCGCTACGCTGATACTGTACCTATGCTCGGACGAGGCGTCGTTCATCACCGGTTGCGATTACCATATCGATGGCGGCTTTATCAAACTGAATAACTAA
- a CDS encoding alpha-L-fucosidase, translating into MLKKLLFISMLACSLKANAQYVPSADNLAHRQQFQDMKFGLFIHWGIYSELGAGEWVMNQKNIPYNNYKRLADFFNPQAFNAHEWVMFAKRAGMKYITITSRHHDGFSMFGTKVSPYNIVDATPYHKDPLMELAQECQKEGIDLHFYYSLLDWGRPDYGYGSPIVNGKPAKGDWDSYINFMKAQLTELITKYPGVKGIWFDGNWERANANWHYDEIYGLIHKLNPAIMVGNNHHLAPKDGEDFQMFEKDLPGGNTSGFSGQSKIGALPLETCETINNSWGFNITDRSFKSSKQIIHYLVNAAGRNANFLLNIGPMPNGKIQPEFTDTLAIIGQWMQKYGESIYGTRGSSIAPQPWGIITQKNKTLYVHVTDGAKHDYIFIPGLSVKVTKANLLADGSAVKFKQQPEGLFVYLNNVSTDPVDTIIQLTTN; encoded by the coding sequence ATGCTTAAGAAACTGCTTTTCATATCCATGCTGGCTTGCTCGCTGAAAGCGAACGCCCAGTATGTGCCATCGGCCGATAATTTGGCACATAGGCAACAATTTCAGGATATGAAGTTCGGTTTATTCATCCACTGGGGTATTTACAGCGAACTGGGCGCGGGCGAATGGGTGATGAACCAAAAGAACATCCCCTACAATAACTACAAACGCCTGGCCGATTTTTTTAACCCCCAGGCCTTTAACGCGCACGAATGGGTGATGTTTGCCAAACGGGCCGGTATGAAATACATTACCATCACCTCGCGCCACCACGACGGGTTCAGCATGTTCGGCACTAAAGTATCACCCTATAACATTGTTGATGCTACCCCTTACCATAAAGACCCATTGATGGAACTGGCGCAGGAATGCCAGAAGGAAGGCATCGACCTGCATTTTTATTACTCGCTGCTGGATTGGGGCCGCCCCGATTATGGCTACGGCAGCCCGATAGTAAATGGCAAACCCGCCAAAGGCGATTGGGATAGCTATATTAATTTTATGAAAGCGCAGCTAACCGAACTCATCACCAAATATCCCGGCGTAAAAGGGATCTGGTTCGATGGTAACTGGGAACGCGCCAATGCCAACTGGCACTATGATGAGATATACGGCCTGATCCACAAACTGAACCCAGCCATTATGGTGGGCAATAACCACCACTTGGCCCCAAAGGATGGCGAAGATTTCCAGATGTTTGAGAAAGACCTGCCGGGCGGTAATACCTCGGGCTTTAGCGGGCAATCGAAGATTGGCGCACTGCCTTTAGAAACCTGCGAGACTATTAACAACAGCTGGGGCTTTAACATTACCGACCGCAGCTTTAAATCATCCAAACAGATCATCCACTACCTGGTGAACGCCGCCGGGCGCAATGCTAATTTTTTGCTGAACATTGGCCCGATGCCCAACGGCAAGATACAACCCGAGTTTACCGATACTTTAGCCATTATAGGCCAATGGATGCAAAAATATGGCGAAAGCATTTATGGCACGCGCGGCAGCAGCATAGCGCCACAGCCATGGGGTATTATCACACAAAAAAATAAAACGCTGTATGTACACGTAACCGATGGCGCTAAGCACGATTATATTTTCATCCCAGGCTTAAGCGTTAAGGTTACTAAGGCAAACCTGTTGGCCGATGGCAGCGCCGTGAAATTTAAACAACAACCCGAGGGCCTGTTTGTATACCTTAACAACGTATCGACCGACCCTGTAGATACCATTATTCAACTCACGACTAATTAA